A region of Leclercia adecarboxylata DNA encodes the following proteins:
- a CDS encoding winged helix-turn-helix transcriptional regulator — MTNQTLSEQLRDGNLFAEQCPSRDVLKHVTSRWGVLILVALRDGTHRFSDLRRKMGGVSEKMLAQSLQALEQDGFINRVSYPVVPPHVEYSLTPLGEEVSEKVAALADWIELNLPQVMSNRGERAA, encoded by the coding sequence ATGACGAATCAGACCCTCAGCGAGCAGCTGCGCGACGGCAACCTGTTTGCCGAGCAGTGTCCTTCCCGGGATGTGCTCAAGCATGTGACCAGCCGCTGGGGCGTGCTGATTCTGGTGGCGCTGCGTGATGGAACGCATCGCTTCAGCGATCTGCGTCGCAAGATGGGTGGGGTGAGCGAGAAGATGCTGGCCCAGTCGCTGCAGGCGCTGGAGCAGGATGGCTTTATCAACCGGGTGTCGTATCCGGTGGTGCCCCCGCACGTGGAGTACAGCCTGACCCCGCTGGGGGAAGAGGTAAGCGAGAAGGTGGCGGCGCTGGCCGACTGGATAGAGCTGAACTTACCGCAGGTGATGAGTAACAGGGGGGAGCGGGCGGCGTGA
- a CDS encoding methyl-accepting chemotaxis protein, which produces MFKRIKVITLLVSVLLVLGVMQIIAASVFINALNNDKDNFTVSQLSSQNVAEFTDAWISLNQARVTLNRGMLRLQSSTASEINGGQLGELVTAGKNLLAEAQGHYDKYYALPETPGLDEKLADRLEEQYRAYHTTLTKMNELLAQGNLDDMFRQNAEQKQVAMQAVYREWREAQAKLASAGIVDNENDYQRILWILTAIMVIVVAVIVASWIAMRNVLLKPLHEVIAHIRAIAAGDLTQPVNAEGHNEMAMLAHNVHEMQKALANTVGVVRDGADTIYTGAGEISAGSNDLSSRTEQQAASLEETAASMEQLTATVKQNADNARQASRLALDASSTAKKGGNVVEGVVRTMDEIANSSSKIAQITNVIDGIAFQTNILALNAAVEAARAGEQGRGFAVVAGEVRTLAQRSAQAAKEIKGLIDDSGARVSAGSALVNEAGETMAEIVSAVTRVTDIMGEIASASDEQSRGIDQVGQAVAEMDRVTQQNASLVEESAAAAAALEEQAARLNEAVAVFKITKSQTAKAAPVKTYTAKAKPVLATTDANWETF; this is translated from the coding sequence ATGTTTAAACGTATTAAAGTAATCACCCTGTTAGTCTCGGTGCTGCTGGTGCTGGGGGTGATGCAAATCATCGCGGCGTCGGTATTTATCAATGCCCTGAATAACGATAAGGACAATTTCACCGTCTCCCAGCTCTCAAGCCAGAACGTGGCGGAGTTTACCGACGCGTGGATCAGCCTGAACCAGGCGCGCGTCACCCTTAACCGCGGCATGCTCCGTCTGCAGAGCAGCACGGCGAGCGAAATCAACGGCGGCCAGTTGGGCGAGCTGGTGACGGCGGGCAAAAACCTGCTGGCAGAAGCCCAGGGACACTACGACAAATATTACGCCCTGCCGGAAACGCCGGGTCTGGATGAGAAGCTGGCCGATCGGCTGGAAGAGCAGTACCGCGCTTACCACACCACGCTGACAAAAATGAACGAGCTGCTGGCCCAGGGCAACCTAGACGACATGTTCAGGCAGAATGCCGAGCAGAAGCAGGTGGCAATGCAGGCTGTTTATCGTGAATGGCGTGAAGCCCAGGCGAAGCTGGCCAGCGCAGGCATTGTCGACAACGAGAACGACTACCAGCGGATTCTGTGGATCCTGACGGCAATTATGGTGATTGTGGTGGCGGTGATTGTCGCCAGCTGGATCGCCATGCGCAACGTGCTGCTGAAGCCGCTGCACGAGGTGATTGCCCATATTCGCGCCATTGCCGCAGGGGATCTGACCCAGCCCGTTAACGCCGAAGGTCACAATGAAATGGCGATGCTGGCGCATAACGTACACGAGATGCAGAAGGCGCTGGCTAACACCGTGGGCGTGGTTCGCGATGGGGCAGATACCATCTATACCGGTGCCGGTGAAATCTCCGCAGGCAGCAACGACCTCTCTTCCCGTACCGAGCAGCAGGCGGCCTCGCTGGAAGAGACCGCCGCCAGCATGGAACAGCTGACCGCCACCGTGAAGCAGAACGCCGATAACGCCCGTCAGGCGTCACGCCTGGCGCTGGATGCCTCCAGTACCGCGAAGAAGGGCGGGAACGTGGTTGAAGGCGTAGTGCGCACCATGGACGAGATTGCCAACAGCTCCAGCAAAATCGCCCAGATCACCAACGTGATTGACGGTATCGCCTTCCAGACCAACATCCTGGCGCTGAACGCGGCGGTAGAAGCGGCGCGTGCCGGAGAGCAGGGACGCGGGTTTGCGGTGGTGGCTGGGGAAGTGCGTACGCTGGCCCAGCGCAGCGCCCAGGCGGCGAAAGAGATTAAAGGGCTGATCGACGACTCTGGCGCGCGCGTCAGCGCCGGTTCCGCGCTGGTGAACGAAGCCGGGGAGACGATGGCGGAGATCGTCAGCGCCGTTACCCGCGTTACCGATATCATGGGCGAAATTGCTTCCGCTTCTGATGAGCAGAGCCGGGGTATCGATCAGGTCGGTCAGGCGGTGGCCGAGATGGATCGCGTGACCCAGCAGAACGCCTCGCTGGTTGAGGAGTCTGCGGCGGCGGCGGCGGCGCTGGAAGAGCAGGCAGCGCGCCTGAACGAGGCGGTGGCGGTGTTTAAGATTACGAAGAGCCAGACGGCGAAGGCCGCGCCGGTGAAAACCTATACCGCAAAAGCGAAGCCGGTGCTGGCGACGACGGACGCGAACTGGGAAACCTTCTAA
- the fklB gene encoding FKBP-type peptidyl-prolyl cis-trans isomerase, protein MTTPTFDTIEAQASYGIGLQVGQQLSESGLQGLLPEALVAGIADALEGKQPAVPVDVVHRALREIHERADSVRRARFEEMAAAGEKFLEENREREGVNSTETGLQFRVLTQGEGPIPARTDHVRVHYTGKLIDGTVFDSSVARGEPAEFPVNGVIPGWIEALTLMPVGSKWELTIPQNLAYGERGAGASIPPFSTLVFEVELLEIL, encoded by the coding sequence ATGACCACCCCGACTTTTGACACAATCGAAGCGCAAGCAAGCTACGGCATTGGTTTGCAGGTAGGACAGCAGCTGAGCGAATCAGGTCTGCAGGGTCTGCTACCTGAAGCGCTGGTGGCGGGTATCGCCGATGCGCTGGAAGGTAAACAACCGGCGGTTCCGGTAGATGTGGTTCACCGCGCGCTGCGTGAAATCCACGAACGTGCTGACTCCGTGCGTCGCGCTCGTTTCGAAGAGATGGCTGCGGCAGGCGAAAAATTCCTCGAAGAGAACCGTGAGCGTGAAGGCGTGAACAGCACCGAAACCGGCCTGCAGTTCCGCGTACTGACTCAGGGTGAAGGCCCAATCCCGGCGCGTACCGACCACGTCCGCGTGCATTACACCGGTAAACTGATCGACGGTACCGTGTTCGACAGCTCCGTTGCCCGCGGCGAACCGGCAGAATTCCCGGTAAATGGCGTGATCCCAGGCTGGATCGAAGCCCTGACCCTGATGCCGGTTGGCTCTAAATGGGAACTGACTATTCCGCAGAACCTGGCCTACGGCGAGCGCGGCGCTGGCGCGTCCATCCCGCCATTCAGCACCCTGGTCTTCGAAGTTGAGCTGCTGGAAATCCTGTAA
- a CDS encoding SDR family oxidoreductase — MIAITGATGQLGQLVIEQLLKTVPASQLVAIVRNPAKAEALSQQGVTVRQADYTDQAAFTRALAGVDKLLLISSSEVGQRAPQHQNVINAAKAADVKFIAYTSLLHADTSPLGLHVEHVATERALAESGIPYALLRNGWYTENYLASAPPALEHGVFIGAAGEGKIASATRADYAAAAARVISEEGHAGKVYELAGDHAWTLGELAAELSRQSGKNVVYQNLSEADFAAALKGVGLPAGLADMLADSDVGASKGGLFDESRTLSALLGRPTTTLAESVKGIL; from the coding sequence ATGATCGCAATCACCGGCGCTACCGGCCAGCTCGGCCAACTCGTTATTGAACAGCTCCTGAAAACCGTTCCGGCCAGCCAACTGGTCGCCATTGTACGCAACCCGGCAAAGGCTGAGGCGTTGAGCCAGCAGGGCGTGACCGTGCGTCAGGCCGATTACACCGACCAGGCCGCCTTCACCCGTGCGCTCGCAGGGGTGGATAAGCTGCTGCTCATCTCCTCCAGCGAAGTGGGCCAGCGCGCCCCGCAGCATCAGAACGTTATTAACGCGGCAAAAGCGGCGGACGTGAAGTTCATCGCCTATACCAGCCTGCTGCATGCCGATACCTCGCCGCTGGGCCTGCACGTGGAGCATGTCGCCACCGAACGCGCCCTGGCAGAGTCGGGCATTCCTTATGCCCTGCTGCGTAACGGCTGGTATACCGAAAACTATCTCGCCAGCGCCCCGCCTGCACTGGAGCACGGCGTCTTCATCGGTGCCGCCGGTGAAGGCAAAATCGCCTCTGCCACCCGCGCCGACTATGCCGCTGCCGCCGCCCGCGTCATCAGCGAAGAGGGCCATGCCGGTAAAGTATATGAGCTGGCGGGCGACCACGCGTGGACATTAGGAGAACTTGCAGCCGAACTCAGCCGCCAGAGCGGTAAAAACGTGGTCTATCAGAACCTGAGCGAAGCCGATTTTGCCGCCGCGCTGAAGGGCGTTGGCTTACCGGCGGGCCTGGCGGATATGCTGGCCGACTCCGACGTGGGCGCCTCGAAAGGCGGTCTGTTTGATGAAAGCCGCACCCTGAGCGCGCTGCTGGGTCGCCCGACCACAACGCTTGCTGAGAGCGTGAAGGGCATCCTGTAA
- the rplI gene encoding 50S ribosomal protein L9: protein MQVILLDKVANLGSLGDQVNVKAGYARNFLVPQGKAVPATKKNVEFFEARRAELEAKLADVLAAANARAEEINALGTVTIASKSGDEGKLFGSIGTRDIADAVTAAGVKVAKSEVRMPNGVLRTTGEHEVDFQVHSEVFAKLVVNVVAE, encoded by the coding sequence ATGCAAGTTATTCTGCTTGATAAAGTAGCAAACCTGGGCAGCCTGGGTGATCAGGTAAACGTTAAAGCGGGCTACGCTCGTAACTTCCTGGTTCCACAGGGTAAAGCTGTTCCTGCTACCAAGAAAAACGTAGAGTTTTTCGAAGCACGTCGTGCTGAACTGGAAGCCAAACTGGCTGACGTTCTGGCGGCTGCTAACGCTCGCGCTGAAGAAATCAACGCACTGGGCACCGTTACTATCGCGTCTAAATCAGGCGACGAAGGTAAACTGTTCGGTTCCATCGGTACCCGCGATATCGCTGATGCAGTAACTGCAGCTGGCGTTAAAGTGGCTAAGAGCGAAGTTCGTATGCCGAACGGCGTTCTGCGTACCACCGGTGAGCACGAAGTGGACTTCCAGGTTCACAGCGAAGTATTCGCGAAACTGGTTGTTAACGTTGTTGCTGAGTAA
- a CDS encoding AraC family transcriptional regulator: MQGVPEQFFDERDSARFRHLAQVPGVELYHAHISRYAFEPHTHEAFGIGAIEAGAERFRYRGTQYVAPVHSVVTMNPDELHTGEAETADGWRYRMIYLEPDLLEEVTGIRHWWFSDVTRHDPRRSQQICQLIYGLWHTDDPLAQKGLLLDLIDTFKPLARHAPVLHEGAHRFERVRDYLHDNYMHSLTLDELAQVVSLSPYHFQRQFKAHFHVTPHQMLMAIRLWRAKAFLTQGLPAAEVAAATGLTDQSHLTRAFTRRYGITPVRYQKQVTQR, translated from the coding sequence GTGCAAGGCGTACCCGAACAGTTCTTCGATGAGAGAGACAGCGCGCGCTTTCGCCATCTGGCGCAGGTGCCTGGCGTCGAACTGTATCACGCCCATATCTCCCGCTACGCGTTTGAGCCCCATACCCACGAGGCCTTCGGGATCGGCGCCATTGAAGCCGGTGCCGAACGCTTTCGCTATCGCGGGACGCAGTATGTCGCCCCGGTCCACTCCGTCGTCACCATGAACCCTGATGAACTTCACACCGGCGAGGCCGAGACCGCCGACGGCTGGCGCTACCGGATGATCTATCTCGAACCGGATCTGCTTGAAGAGGTGACCGGCATCCGCCACTGGTGGTTCAGCGACGTAACCCGCCACGATCCCCGCCGTTCGCAGCAGATTTGCCAGCTCATTTATGGCCTGTGGCACACCGACGATCCGCTGGCGCAAAAAGGCTTGCTGCTGGACCTGATTGATACCTTTAAACCGCTGGCGCGCCATGCGCCTGTCCTGCACGAAGGGGCACATCGCTTCGAGCGGGTGCGCGACTATCTGCATGACAACTATATGCACTCCCTGACCCTCGATGAGCTGGCGCAGGTGGTGTCGCTCAGTCCGTACCATTTCCAGCGCCAGTTCAAGGCCCATTTTCACGTCACACCCCATCAGATGCTGATGGCCATCCGCCTGTGGCGCGCCAAAGCCTTTCTCACCCAGGGACTGCCTGCGGCAGAAGTTGCCGCTGCGACGGGCCTGACCGATCAGTCGCACCTGACCCGGGCGTTTACGCGTCGGTACGGCATCACTCCCGTGCGCTACCAGAAACAGGTAACGCAGCGCTAA
- the priB gene encoding primosomal replication protein N translates to MTNRLVLSGTVCRTPLRKVSPSGIPHCQFVLEHRSVQEEAGFHRQAWCQMPVIISGHENQAITHSITVGSAVTVQGFISCHKAKNGLSKLVLHAEQIDLIDSGD, encoded by the coding sequence ATGACCAACCGTCTGGTGTTGTCCGGTACCGTGTGCAGGACCCCACTTCGCAAGGTCAGCCCATCAGGAATTCCTCACTGCCAGTTCGTGCTTGAGCATCGTTCAGTGCAGGAGGAAGCCGGGTTTCACCGGCAGGCGTGGTGCCAAATGCCCGTTATTATTAGCGGACACGAAAACCAGGCCATTACTCACAGTATAACGGTCGGTAGTGCAGTAACGGTTCAGGGGTTCATCTCTTGCCACAAGGCAAAGAACGGCCTGAGCAAACTAGTTCTGCATGCCGAGCAGATTGATTTGATAGATTCTGGAGACTAG
- a CDS encoding DMT family transporter yields the protein MISGVLYALLAGLMWGLIFVGPLIVPEYPAALQSMGRYLALGLIALPIAWLGRVRLRQLKGRDWLTALSLTMMGNVIYYICLASAIQRTGAPVSTMIIGTLPVVIPVFANLLYSQRDGKLPWSKMVPGLLAIALGLVCVNIAELRHGVAGGSGWRYVSGILLASVSVVCWAWYALRNARWLRENPDKHPMMWATAQALVTLPVSVVGYLAACAWLNVQQPDFALPLGPRPWVFLGLMVAIAVCCSWVGALCWNVASQKLPTVVLGPLIVFETLAGLLYTFLMRQSLPPLLTGTGIVLLVVGVVIAVSAKPEKPLVVPASEL from the coding sequence ATGATTAGCGGCGTGTTGTATGCCCTGCTTGCAGGGTTGATGTGGGGGCTGATTTTTGTTGGTCCGCTGATCGTCCCGGAATACCCGGCGGCGTTGCAGTCGATGGGACGCTATCTGGCGCTGGGGCTTATCGCCCTGCCAATCGCCTGGCTGGGCCGGGTACGGTTGCGCCAGCTTAAAGGCCGGGACTGGCTGACCGCGCTGTCGCTGACCATGATGGGCAATGTGATCTATTACATCTGCCTGGCAAGCGCAATCCAGCGTACCGGGGCACCCGTCTCGACGATGATCATTGGCACCCTGCCGGTGGTGATCCCGGTGTTCGCCAATCTGCTCTACAGCCAGCGCGACGGTAAACTGCCGTGGTCGAAGATGGTCCCCGGACTGCTTGCCATTGCGCTGGGGCTGGTGTGCGTGAATATCGCCGAGCTGCGTCATGGTGTGGCCGGGGGCAGCGGCTGGCGCTATGTGTCCGGGATCCTGCTGGCGTCGGTGTCGGTGGTCTGCTGGGCATGGTATGCCCTGCGTAACGCCCGCTGGCTGCGGGAAAACCCCGACAAGCATCCGATGATGTGGGCCACCGCCCAGGCGCTGGTGACGCTGCCGGTCTCGGTGGTGGGGTATCTCGCCGCCTGCGCATGGCTGAACGTGCAGCAGCCGGACTTTGCGCTTCCGCTGGGGCCGCGCCCGTGGGTCTTCCTTGGGCTGATGGTTGCGATTGCCGTCTGTTGCTCGTGGGTGGGTGCGCTATGCTGGAACGTTGCCAGCCAGAAATTACCGACGGTGGTTTTAGGGCCGCTGATTGTCTTCGAAACCCTGGCCGGGCTGCTGTATACCTTCCTGATGCGCCAGAGTCTGCCGCCGCTGTTAACCGGCACGGGGATTGTGTTGCTGGTGGTAGGCGTGGTGATTGCGGTGAGCGCGAAACCGGAAAAACCCCTGGTTGTTCCGGCTTCGGAGCTGTAG
- the rpsR gene encoding 30S ribosomal protein S18 has product MARYFRRRKFCRFTAEGVQEIDYKDIATLKNYITESGKIVPSRITGTRAKYQRQLARAIKRARYLSLLPYTDRHQ; this is encoded by the coding sequence ATGGCACGTTATTTCCGTCGTCGCAAGTTCTGCCGTTTCACCGCGGAAGGCGTTCAAGAGATCGACTATAAAGATATCGCAACGCTGAAAAACTACATCACCGAAAGCGGTAAGATTGTCCCAAGCCGTATCACCGGTACTCGTGCAAAATACCAGCGTCAGCTGGCTCGCGCTATCAAACGCGCTCGCTACCTGTCCCTGCTGCCGTACACTGATCGTCATCAGTAA
- a CDS encoding DMT family transporter has protein sequence MDTALPAPLFSRKNIVFASATLCCLLWGSSYPAIKSGYELFQIAANDIPSKVVFAGYRFVFAGLLLLLLALAQRKPIGRLSPRQFGQLTALGLTQTAIQYTFFYIGLAYTTGAKGSIMNATATFFSVLLAHFIYQNDRISYNKALGCILGFAGVMIVNFNSGLQDFHFVWNGDGFVVLAAFILSAATLYGKRISQTVDPMVMTGWQLAIGGVMLVVGGYITGGTLAVPSFKAAAILGYLTLLSSVAFALWSLLLKHNRVSMIAPFNFLVPVAGTVLSAIFLGENILEIKYAVALVLVCSGIWWVNKESGKQAR, from the coding sequence ATGGACACCGCTCTGCCTGCACCGCTTTTCTCTCGTAAAAACATCGTCTTCGCCAGCGCGACGCTGTGCTGCCTGTTATGGGGTAGCTCCTATCCCGCCATTAAGAGTGGCTATGAACTCTTTCAGATCGCCGCCAACGACATTCCGTCAAAAGTGGTCTTTGCCGGTTATCGCTTTGTTTTTGCAGGCCTGCTATTGCTGCTGTTAGCCCTGGCTCAGCGCAAGCCGATTGGTCGGCTCAGCCCGCGACAGTTCGGACAGCTGACGGCCCTTGGCCTGACGCAGACTGCCATTCAGTACACCTTCTTTTATATCGGCCTCGCCTACACAACGGGTGCTAAAGGCTCGATCATGAACGCGACCGCCACCTTCTTCAGCGTTTTGCTGGCGCACTTCATCTATCAGAACGACAGGATCAGCTACAACAAGGCCCTCGGGTGTATCCTCGGTTTTGCCGGGGTGATGATCGTGAACTTTAACAGCGGCTTGCAGGACTTCCACTTTGTCTGGAACGGGGACGGTTTTGTGGTGCTGGCGGCGTTTATTCTCTCTGCCGCCACGCTCTACGGTAAACGCATTTCTCAGACGGTCGACCCGATGGTGATGACCGGCTGGCAGCTGGCGATTGGCGGGGTGATGCTGGTGGTGGGCGGTTACATCACCGGCGGAACGCTGGCCGTCCCCAGCTTCAAGGCGGCGGCTATCCTCGGCTATCTGACCCTGCTCTCCTCGGTGGCGTTTGCTCTGTGGAGTTTGCTGCTGAAACATAACCGCGTAAGCATGATCGCCCCATTCAACTTTTTAGTGCCGGTCGCCGGAACCGTGCTCTCGGCCATTTTCCTCGGTGAAAATATCCTCGAGATCAAATATGCCGTGGCGCTGGTGCTGGTCTGCTCAGGGATCTGGTGGGTCAATAAAGAGAGTGGAAAGCAGGCCCGGTAA
- the ytfE gene encoding iron-sulfur cluster repair protein YtfE, producing MAFRDQPLGELALSIPRASALFRKYDMDYCCGGKQTLARAASRKELDLDLIEAELAKLAEQPLEKDWRSVALAEIIDHIIVRFHDRHREQLPELILQATKVERVHAEKASVPRGLAKNLTLLHEELSSHMMKEEQILFPMIKQGMGSQAMGPISVMESEHDDAGELVEVIKHITHNVTPPADACTTWRAMYNGINEMIDDLMEHISLENNVLFPRALAGE from the coding sequence ATGGCCTTCCGCGACCAACCTTTAGGCGAGCTGGCGCTCTCCATCCCACGCGCTTCCGCGCTGTTTCGTAAATACGATATGGATTACTGCTGCGGCGGTAAGCAGACCCTGGCGCGTGCCGCATCGCGCAAGGAACTGGATCTGGACCTCATCGAAGCTGAACTGGCAAAACTGGCCGAGCAGCCGCTGGAAAAAGACTGGCGCAGCGTGGCGCTGGCAGAGATCATCGACCACATCATCGTGCGTTTCCATGACCGCCACCGCGAACAGCTGCCGGAGCTGATCCTGCAGGCCACCAAGGTTGAGCGCGTCCATGCCGAAAAAGCCTCCGTTCCGCGCGGCCTGGCGAAAAACCTGACCCTGCTGCATGAAGAGCTCTCCAGCCACATGATGAAAGAGGAGCAGATCCTGTTCCCGATGATCAAACAGGGGATGGGTAGCCAGGCGATGGGGCCTATCAGCGTGATGGAAAGCGAACACGACGACGCCGGTGAACTGGTCGAAGTGATTAAGCACATCACCCATAACGTGACCCCGCCTGCGGATGCCTGCACCACCTGGCGCGCGATGTATAACGGGATTAACGAGATGATTGACGACCTGATGGAACACATTAGTCTTGAGAATAACGTGCTGTTCCCGCGGGCGCTTGCCGGGGAATAA
- the cycA gene encoding D-serine/D-alanine/glycine transporter: protein MVDQVKVVADEEAPSEQSLRRNLTNRHIQLIAIGGAIGTGLFMGSGKTISLAGPSIIFVYMIIGFMLFFVMRAMGELLLSNLEYKSFSDFASDLLGPWAGYFTGWTYWFCWVVTGMADVVAITAYAQFWFPGLSDWVASLAVIVLLLSLNLATVKMFGEMEFWFAMIKIVAIVGLIVVGLVMVMTHFTSPSGVQASFTHLWNDGGWFPKGLSGFFAGFQIAVFAFVGIELVGTTAAETKDPEKSLPRAINSIPVRIIMFYVFALIVIMSVTPWSSVVPTKSPFVELFVLVGLPAAASLINFVVLTSAASSANSGVFSTSRMLFGLAQEGVAPSAFAKLSKRAVPAKGLTFSCICLLGGVVMLYVNPSVIGAFTMITTVSAILFMFVWTIILCSYLVYRKQRPHLHEKSIYKMPLGKLMCWVCMAFFVFVLVLLTLEEDTRQALIVTPLWFIALGLGWLFIGKKRMAGVR from the coding sequence ATGGTAGATCAGGTAAAAGTCGTTGCCGACGAAGAGGCACCGTCTGAACAGTCGCTACGGCGCAATCTCACAAACCGTCATATTCAGCTTATCGCCATCGGCGGTGCTATCGGCACCGGGCTGTTTATGGGGTCAGGTAAAACCATTAGCCTTGCCGGTCCGTCGATCATTTTTGTCTATATGATCATCGGCTTCATGCTCTTTTTCGTGATGCGTGCAATGGGAGAGCTGCTGCTCTCGAATCTCGAATACAAATCCTTCAGCGACTTTGCCTCCGACCTGCTCGGGCCGTGGGCGGGTTACTTTACCGGCTGGACCTACTGGTTCTGCTGGGTTGTTACCGGCATGGCCGACGTGGTCGCCATTACGGCCTATGCGCAGTTCTGGTTCCCGGGGCTGTCTGACTGGGTAGCCTCGCTGGCGGTCATCGTCCTGCTGCTGAGCCTTAACCTCGCCACCGTGAAAATGTTCGGTGAAATGGAGTTCTGGTTCGCGATGATCAAAATTGTCGCCATCGTTGGCCTGATCGTGGTCGGCCTGGTGATGGTGATGACGCACTTCACCTCTCCGAGCGGCGTGCAGGCTTCGTTTACCCATCTGTGGAATGACGGCGGCTGGTTCCCGAAAGGGCTGAGCGGATTCTTCGCCGGCTTCCAGATTGCGGTCTTTGCCTTCGTGGGGATTGAGCTGGTGGGCACCACTGCCGCAGAAACCAAAGATCCTGAGAAGTCGCTGCCACGGGCAATTAACTCCATTCCCGTGCGTATCATCATGTTCTACGTCTTCGCGCTGATCGTCATTATGTCGGTTACGCCGTGGAGCTCCGTCGTCCCTACCAAGAGCCCGTTCGTTGAGCTGTTTGTGCTGGTAGGCCTGCCGGCTGCGGCGAGCCTGATTAACTTCGTGGTGCTGACGTCAGCGGCCTCTTCGGCCAACAGCGGCGTGTTCTCCACCAGCCGTATGCTGTTTGGTCTGGCCCAGGAAGGCGTAGCGCCGAGCGCGTTCGCGAAGCTCTCTAAGCGTGCAGTTCCGGCGAAAGGGCTGACCTTCTCCTGTATCTGCCTGCTGGGCGGCGTGGTGATGCTCTACGTGAACCCAAGCGTGATTGGCGCGTTCACCATGATCACCACCGTCTCTGCGATCCTGTTCATGTTCGTCTGGACCATCATCCTGTGCTCGTACCTGGTGTACCGCAAACAGCGTCCGCACCTGCATGAAAAATCGATCTACAAGATGCCGCTTGGCAAGCTGATGTGCTGGGTCTGCATGGCATTCTTCGTGTTCGTACTGGTTCTGCTGACGCTGGAAGAGGATACCCGTCAGGCGCTGATCGTTACGCCGCTGTGGTTTATCGCGCTGGGGCTGGGCTGGCTGTTTATCGGTAAGAAACGTATGGCAGGTGTAAGGTAA
- a CDS encoding OapA family protein, which yields MPGPFELKPTLTKIWHAPDNFRIMDPLPPLHRRGIIIGALMVIVGFLLPGGADDSATTPVRRDAELDIRSQTQPQPDAQPMQTQLVAPSNDPGQIAPVEPEPIQEDQPQEQAAAPVQSRQSPPGIEQQWRTYRVEPGKTLAQLFRDHNLPPTDVYAMAQVEGAGKPLSNLQNGQMVQIRQNASGVVTGLTIDSGNGQQVLFTRQSDGSFIRAK from the coding sequence ATGCCCGGGCCATTTGAACTAAAACCTACCCTGACGAAAATCTGGCATGCGCCGGATAACTTTCGCATCATGGACCCGCTGCCGCCCCTGCACCGCAGAGGCATTATTATTGGTGCGTTGATGGTGATTGTCGGATTTCTGCTGCCAGGCGGCGCGGACGACAGCGCGACGACGCCGGTTCGTCGCGATGCCGAACTGGATATTCGTTCGCAGACGCAGCCGCAGCCCGACGCACAGCCGATGCAGACGCAGCTGGTGGCCCCGTCTAACGATCCCGGCCAGATCGCCCCTGTTGAGCCGGAGCCGATTCAGGAGGATCAACCCCAGGAGCAGGCCGCCGCGCCTGTCCAGTCCCGGCAATCCCCTCCCGGTATTGAGCAGCAGTGGCGGACCTATCGGGTAGAGCCGGGGAAAACCCTGGCGCAGCTGTTCCGCGATCATAACCTGCCGCCGACCGATGTCTATGCCATGGCGCAGGTTGAAGGTGCTGGCAAGCCGCTGAGCAATCTGCAAAACGGCCAGATGGTGCAGATCCGCCAGAATGCGAGCGGCGTGGTAACCGGGCTGACCATTGACAGCGGAAACGGCCAGCAGGTGCTGTTTACCCGTCAGTCTGACGGCAGCTTTATCCGCGCTAAATAG